One genomic region from Magnetococcales bacterium encodes:
- a CDS encoding biotin/lipoyl-binding protein has translation MERKLRITIEGTQYEVHVQDITEDNTLYPSPGLRADTPVAKPAVTPAKASAAPKPAPKAAAASAGEADLLAPIGGVVARILVTEGQQVAKGDKVVFLEVMKQKNEILAQRAGTVKNIACKEGDAVEVGDRLLSIV, from the coding sequence ATGGAAAGAAAACTGCGCATCACCATTGAAGGAACCCAATACGAAGTTCATGTCCAGGATATCACAGAGGACAATACCCTCTATCCCTCCCCCGGTCTGCGCGCCGACACCCCCGTCGCCAAACCAGCCGTGACGCCTGCCAAAGCCTCTGCCGCCCCCAAGCCCGCCCCCAAGGCCGCCGCCGCTTCCGCCGGCGAGGCCGATCTGCTTGCCCCCATTGGCGGCGTGGTCGCCAGAATCCTGGTCACCGAAGGCCAACAAGTAGCCAAAGGAGACAAGGTTGTCTTCCTGGAGGTCATGAAACAGAAAAACGAAATCCTCGCACAACGTGCGGGAACGGTCAAAAATATTGCCTGCAAAGAGGGAGATGCCGTGGAAGTCGGCGACCGTCTGCTCTCCATCGTTTGA